A single region of the Neodiprion pinetum isolate iyNeoPine1 chromosome 5, iyNeoPine1.2, whole genome shotgun sequence genome encodes:
- the LOC124219043 gene encoding uncharacterized protein, with translation MEEVYTKIQAYLIKKDRECETLRFLTSRTTATNVAQITDICTSIKAILDCARKKHDTDSTIVIDERSVQYFKFLLLNTKFKVQEHFCDDEVNGHLVNMCPPLSPYLFIEILWALNYNEILCYSFAHIPIDLCTEILNILHRCVEIDLQRAFDFILKVIVNCYKKLLLVSHRHTQVLEPETSLKTFVGSVQELLSLLVGIQKKKSKESTQPVKYKWCGWVLIRLLDAVKECLTCRTMENVSSQMKQDSEKLYGVMFGRRFTVRLDPDVVALAIDDLTQEFIHVLLEHVKKIDMHVYLGWADIDYEDNRSITMQRAVGLACYYFIEYFQTSDEAEKHSNVIDCLQQLSSQPDTPSSMSLQELVRKVEQGNRECLRNLIKRFTEWDTVAISCLDKNSALIDKNECLGILNNTVEFFDVTPADKELCTQIYTVAMKILLSQKMVDMVEIVVEFILVHDACIVLESVNFASDLQNYVNNGGALCSNNNSLRIILFFILQNPREVLKVLIKAAIGYPQYRNCVVLPEDLCKLSSIMKIRDANHCLILSNALVSICSENTAWSCKKFIEFVQILTERSIILADDLLNDIFIPCLKREIIFPNMNSMLASIRNVKDQLTPKLRNEELLYVLAVQIGSLRRNTSLPISGKEEALNCLIRTIRLFTEGPLNSLGVDCRDSSIQNLEAVLQPVDTIYFISQWNWIQNNIISAQVLQEYKRRYYCIMNRLKTIESCNTIMDEVFITYGIQCRDFLQHVILECTEFEYLRFAKDAIIMNWNDFGWKNELDAYANLSLSTTNACSHYLISHDLLEAWKCVGQKITSLIKSLGKLTLWFISIDQMNDYESVQKSLVTAISVLNLTLPSHLSESLKTKMNVFAHSQLYSYGMIRKLIKAIYEFGDECLCSYEHYISNTNAISLSTLRFYVNWKLISICTNLPKADQSLFISKVEKKIILYVTQACC, from the coding sequence ATGGAAGAAGTCTACACAAAAATACAAGCCTATCTGATAAAGAAGGATAGAGAATGTGAGACACTGAGGTTTCTCACTTCTCGAACGACAGCAACAAATGTGGCGCAGATAACAGATATTTGTACTTCAATAAAAGCCATACTAGACTGCGCTAGGAAAAAACATGATACAGACTCGACTATCGTAATTGATGAGCGATCCGTCCAGTACTTCAAATTTCTACTACTCAACACCAAATTCAAAGTCCAAGAACATTTTTGCGATGACGAAGTCAATGGACATTTGGTAAATATGTGCCCCCCATTGTCTCCTTATTTGTTCATTGAAATACTGTGGGCCCTTAACTACAATGAAATATTATGCTACTCCTTTGCTCACATTCCAATAGATTTGTGCACCGAAATACTTAACATATTGCACAGATGCGTGGAAATAGATTTACAGCGAGCATTCGACTTCATCTTGAAAGTGATTGTCAATTGCTACAAAAAGCTTCTCTTAGTGAGCCATCGACATACTCAAGTACTCGAGCCAGAGACAAGCTTGAAAACATTTGTTGGAAGTGTTCAAGAGCTTCTTTCTCTGCTTGTTGGAAtccagaagaaaaaaagtaaagaatcGACACAGCCTGTGAAATATAAATGGTGCGGCTGGGTGCTAATCCGCCTCCTGGATGCAGTAAAGGAATGCCTTACATGCAGAACAATGGAGAATGTCTCTTCACAAATGAAACAGGATTCAGAAAAGTTATATGGAGTGATGTTCGGGCGACGTTTTACAGTCAGACTTGATCCGGATGTTGTAGCATTGGCTATAGATGATCTTACtcaagaatttattcatgtgCTACTTGaacatgttaaaaaaattgacatgCATGTTTACCTAGGATGGGCAGACATTGACTACGAGGACAATAGATCAATAACAATGCAGCGTGCAGTCGGTCTAGCTTGTTACTATTTtatagaatattttcagaCTAGCGATGAGGCGGAGAAACATAGCAATGTTATAGATTGCCTGCAGCAATTGTCTAGCCAGCCGGACACGCCGTCATCAATGAGCCTGCAGGAGCTTGTTAGGAAAGTGGAGCAAGGCAATAGAGAATGCTTGAGAAACTTAATCAAGAGATTTACAGAATGGGATACTGTAGCAATTTCATGCCTGGATAAAAATAGTGcattaattgataaaaatgaatgtttAGGCATACTCAATAATACTGTAGAATTTTTCGATGTGACTCCTGCGGACAAGGAACTCTGTACTCAAATATATACAGTagcaatgaaaatattgcTCAGTCAGAAGATGGTAGACATGGTAGAAATTGTTGTGGAATTTATTCTGGTTCATGACGCATGTATAGTACTAGAGTCAGTAAACTTTGCGTCTGACTTACAAAATTATGTTAACAATGGTGGGGCATTGTGTTCAAACAATAACTCACTGCGGattatcttattttttattcttcagaATCCTAGAGAAGTTTTAAAGGTTTTGATAAAAGCTGCTATTGGTTACCCTCAATACAGAAATTGCGTTGTATTGCCAGAAGATCTCTGTAAGTTATCatcaataatgaaaattcgcGATGCTAATCATTGCTTGATTTTATCGAATGCCCTAGTGTCAATTTGCAGTGAAAATACAGCTTGGAGTTGTAAGAAATTCATAGAATTTGTACAGATCTTAACAGAAAGAAGTATCATTTTGGCTGATGATCTTCTGAACGACATATTTATCCCATGTTTGAAAAGAGAAATCATTTTTCCAAACATGAATTCAATGCTCGCTAGCATACGAAATGTGAAGGATCAACTGACTCCAAAACTGAGGAATGAAGAATTGCTTTATGTTTTAGCTGTACAGATAGGTTCGTTGCGTAGAAATACTAGTCTCCCAATAAGCGGCAAAGAAGAAGCACTAAACTGCCTGATAAGGACAATTAGGCTCTTCACTGAAGGCCCACTGAATTCTCTTGGTGTTGATTGCAGGGATTCTTCCATACAGAATTTGGAAGCTGTATTACAACCTGTGGACACAATTTACTTCATTTCGCAATGGAACTGGATACAAAATAACATAATCTCAGCTCAGGTACTGCAGGAATATAAAAGGCGATATTATTGTATCATGAACAGGTTAAAAACTATAGAGAGTTGCAACACAATCATGGATGAGGTCTTTATTACATATGGTATTCAATGTCGAGATTTTTTGCAACATGTAATATTGGAGTGTACAGAATTTGAGTACCTAAGGTTTGCAAAAGATGCGATAATAATGAATTGGAATGACTTTGGATGGAAGAATGAACTAGATGCTTATGCTAATCTTTCTCTATCTACAACAAATGCGTGCAGTCATTACTTGATCTCACATGATCTATTAGAAGCTTGGAAATGTGTAGGTCAGAAGATAACATCGCTCATCAAAAGCTTGGGAAAACTTACCTTATGGTTTATTAGTATTGATCAAATGAATGATTATGAATCAGTGCAGAAGAGCCTAGTCACTGCTATAAGCGTTTTGAATCTAACTCTTCCATCACATTTATCTGAATCGCTTaaaacgaaaatgaatgtATTTGCCCATAGTCAACTGTATTCATATGGAATGATTAGAAAACTGATTAAAGCTATTTACGAATTTGGAGATGAATGTCTGTGCAGTTATGAGCACTATATATCGAACACTAATGCTATATCATTATCTACTTTACGATTTTACGTCAATTGGAAGCTTATTTCGATTTGTACAAACTTGCCCAAAGCTGACCAAAGTTTGTTTATAtcaaaggttgaaaaaaaaattatactctaTGTCACACAGGCATGTTGTTAG
- the Rap2l gene encoding ras-related protein Rap-2a: MREFKVVVLGSGGVGKSALTVQFVSGLFMEKYDPTIEDFYRKEIEVDNSPCVLEILDTAGTEQFASMRDLYIKNGQGFVVVYSLTNHQTFQDIKAMKELITRVKGTERVPVLLVANKLDLEHQREVPTTEGNGLAQLWECPFVEASAKNRTNVNEMFAEIVRQMNFSPEKEQKRYCCCAIL, from the coding sequence atgCGGGAATTCAAGGTAGTCGTCCTCGGCTCGGGCGGGGTGGGAAAAAGCGCATTGACGGTGCAATTCGTCTCGGGCCTCTTCATGGAGAAGTACGACCCGACTATCGAGGACTTTTACAGAAAGGAGATCGAGGTTGACAACTCACCCTGTGTCCTCGAGATCCTTGACACCGCTGGCACCGAGCAGTTCGCCAGCATGCGCGACCTCTACATAAAGAACGGCCAGGGTTTCGTCGTCGTCTACAGCCTAACCAACCACCAGACCTTCCAGGACATCAAAGCGATGAAGGAGCTCATCACTCGCGTCAAGGGCACAGAACGAGTGCCGGTCCTCCTGGTCGCCAACAAACTCGACCTTGAACATCAGCGCGAAGTCCCAACGACTGAGGGCAACGGCTTGGCCCAGTTGTGGGAATGTCCCTTTGTCGAGGCCTCCGCCAAGAATCGGACCAATGTCAACGAGATGTTCGCAGAGATCGTCCGGCAGATGAACTTCAGTCCTGAGAAGGAGCAGAAGAGATACTGTTGCTGTGCGATCCTCTAA
- the LOC138191039 gene encoding uncharacterized protein produces the protein MSHNTWELIDRPTETNVIWTKWINKLKQSDDGVKFKAKLVAQGFKQVEAFLHSDVTEDIYLTEPVGYIGRGNQNKVYLSQEMIHGFVDDIVLFYKHAKVIDWSKSQLKHILEIKDLGPVKKLESAISWRLKKQSTIAKSSTEAELQSLSDAADETLWLRKIIKELKLEDEGPTMIMYDNRSTIEFANNAKFSHNLKHINV, from the exons ATGTCTCATAACACATGGGAACTAATAGATCGTCCCACTGAAACGAACGTTATTTGGACAAAATGGATTAATAAACTAAAACAATCAGATGACGGAGTCAAATTCAAGGCCAAACTGGTGGCTCAAGGTTTCAAGCAAGTTGAAG CCTTCCTTCATAGCGATGTCACTGAAGATATCTATTTAACTGAACCGGTTGGCTATATCGGTCGAGGCAATCAAAACAAG GTCTATCTAAGTCAAGAAATGATCCATGGCTTTGTTGACGATATTGTTCTGTTCTACAAGCATGCCAAAGTCATTGATTGGTCTAAGTCACAATTAAAACatattttagaaataaaaGATCTTGgtcctgtaaaaaaattg GAAAGTGCAATAAGCTGGCGcttaaaaaaacaatcaactATAGCCAAATCCAGTACTGAAGCAGAACTTCAATCCCTATCGGATGCGGCAGATGAAACCTTATGGCTCAGAAAAATCATCAAGGAACTCAAACTTGAAGACGAAGGGCCAACAATGATTATGTACGACAACAGAAGTACAATTGAATTTGCCAATAATGCAAAGTTTAGTCACAACCTAAAACACATCAACGTCTGA
- the LOC138191040 gene encoding uncharacterized protein, with the protein MKRRRPPLSTQLATQSGQRRLAKRFLQKKNRASDRKRAEEEFVRNVEKQRNVYRLPPKSDSKGEQEQEEMKEKKDMATKKQLDKIKIEADRGPEQHKKVRKESELMTKEKLADLESEAIGRNDKLERLVKKEEARERRENKKNIVVKG; encoded by the exons ATGAAAAGGCGAAGACCTCCCCTATCCACCCAACTGGCTACGCAGAGCGGACAGCGTAGGCTCGCTaaaagatttttgcaaaagaaaaataggGCGTCGGATAGAAAAAGAGCGGAAGAAGAATTCGTAAGGAATGTGGAGAAGCAAAGGAATGTCTACAGATTGCCTCCAAAGTCGGACAGCAAAGGGGAACAGGAAcaagaagaaatgaaagaaaagaaagatatGGCAACGAAGAAGCAACTGGACAAGATAAAG ATCGAGGCTGATAGAGGACCTGAACAACACAAAAAAGTTAGAAAAGAATCAGAACTGATGACCAAGGAAAAGCTGGCCGACCTAGAGTCGGAGGCAATCGGCAGGAACGATAAGCTCGAGAGACTggtgaagaaagaagaagccagggagaggagagaaaacaAGAAGAACATCGTAGTCAAGGGATAG